Within the Kribbella aluminosa genome, the region GGTCAGCAAGTGTGGATGAACACCGGGTGTCCTGAGCGCGTCTGAGCGGGGCGCAGGCGTGCACTGAGGGCTTCGATGTGGCCTCGGTCACAGTTGCCGGTGGCTTTCTGTGACGACGGGCACAGAGGGTGGTGAGGGCACCCTAAAGTTCTTGCGCGTTCAGCTAGTTTCCAGCAGCTCGCGGAAGCGTTCCAGGCCTACGTTGCCGCCGGACAGCACCACTCCGACGCGCTCCGGCAGCCCGTGGATCCGTCCGGCCAGCAGTGCCGCCAGCGCGCTCGCCCCGCTCGGCTCCAGGACGATCTTCAGCCGCTCGAACGCGAACGCCATCGCGGCCACGATCTCCTCGTCGCTGACCAGCTCGAACGACTCCACCAGCTGCCGGTTCACCGCGAACGTCAGCTCGCCCGGTGTCGCGATCGCCTGCCCGTCCGCGATCGTCCGCGGTACGTCGATCCGCACCCGCTCGCCGGCCGCCAGCGACCGGGCGTGGTCGTCGCCCGCCGCAGGCTCGACGCCGATCATCCGGATCCCCGGCGACATCAACGTCGCCGCCGTCGCGCAGCCGGCCATCAGCCCGCCGCCGCCGACCGGGACCAGCAGCGCGCCGAGATGCCCGACGTCCTCGATCAGCTCCAGCGCGACCGTGCCCTGCCCCGCCATCACGTCGTAGTGGTCGTACGGCGGGATCAGCGTCCGCCCGCGCTCCGCCGCCAGCTCCTGCGCGAGCGCGGTCCGGTCCTGGGTGTACCGGTCGTAGGTCACCACCTCGGCGCCGTACCCCCGGGTCGCCGCCAGCTTCGTCGGCGGAGCGTCCTCGGGCATCAGGATCACCGCCGACGTCCCGGCCAGGCGGGCCGCCAGTGCGACGGCCTGTGCGTGATTCCCCGACGAGTACGCCGCGACGCCGGCCGCGAGCTGCTCCGGGCCGAGCCGGCTGATCGCGTTGTACGCGCCGCGGAACTTGAAGGCGCCGATCCGCTGGAAGTTCTCCGCCTTCAGGAACACCCGCGCCCCGACCCGTTCGTCGAGCGTCCGCGAGGTGAGCACCGGCGTACGGTGCGCAACCCCGGCGAGCCGGTCGGCGGCGGCCTGGACATCTGTGAGACTCAGCCCATTCATGAAAGAAAACTAGGGCATGTCAAGACGCATCGGCCCGCTCCGTACTGATGGATGAAGGCGCCCGATCGGCGGGGGCCGGGTTCCGAAGGAGACACCGTGAAGTACCTACTGGTCCTGAACATCAACACCGAGGTGCTCGAGGCGCTGCCCGAGGCGGAGCAGCAGGCCATCGGCGCCGGGCACCAGAAGTTCATCGACACCATCAAGTCGTCGGGCGAGTTCCACAGCACGGTCGCGCTGACGCAGCCGTCCGAGTCCGCGGTGGTGAAGGTGCGCAACGGCGTGCCGGCAGTCACCGACGGGCCGTTCGTGGAGTCGAAGGAGTTTCTCGGCGGCTTCTACCTGATCGACGTGGCGTCCCGGGAGCGGGCGGTCGAGCTGGCCGCGATGATCCCGGACGCGGGTATCGAGGGCCTGGGCGTGGAGATCCGCGGCGTGATGTTCGCGGACGGGCTCTGACCCCGGCGAACAAGAATGGGGGTTTCTCCGGTCACCCGGAGAAACCCCCTTGTTTTCTTGAGGTATCAGTCAGTCTGGTCGTCGACGTTCGCCTCCGCGGCGTTCCGCTTGATCGAGTCGATCCCGTTGATCGCGGAGGCCTTGGTCTTGTAGCTCTCGCTGCTGGTCGCGATGATCTCGCCGTTCCCAGCCTTCAAGCGGAACCGGAACTCCCCGGACTTGTCCTTGTACAGCTCGAACTTCCCCGCCATCGGTGTACCTCCATAGAGAGTGGTATCGCTCCGCTTCGGAGCGTAGTCCTCTCGGGGCGGATCGTGTCGCTGAGACACCCGTTCTCAGGGACCGCTCAATCCCGGACGCCGCGGATCCCGGCGACCACCAGGTCGACGCCGACTGCGTAGTACCGGTCCTGGGACGAGGGGCAGACCAGCGCGCCGGCGGCCGAGGTGACCAGCGGGTACTGCGTCGGCGACAGCGCGCCGAGTGCCGCGCGCTTGCGGCGCAGGGACGCCTCGCGGGCCTCCGGATCGCTCACCTCGCGGGCGATCGGGTCCGTGGTGACGAGCGCGATCAGCGAGCAGATCGACTGCCGGCCGATCTCCGCCGCGTCGTCGACCGGGAAGCCGCCCTCGACCAGCAGGCCGAGCGCCCGCTCGGCCAGCGCGAGACCGGGCTCGGCGACCAGGATCCGGGCCAGTGTGAGGTCCGCCAGTCGCGGGTGCGCGCGGAGCGCGTCGACGAATGCGGTCAGCAGCGCGTGCAACTGCTCGTCCCACGGCTCGTCGGTCGGCTCCGGCAGTACGACGTCCGCGAGCAGGCGATCGCCGAGCGCCGACAGCAGATCGTCCTTGTCCTTGAAGTGCCGGTACAGCGCCATCGGCGTGACGTCGTGCCGTGCGGCGAGCTTCCGGAACGAGACAGCGGCCGGCCCCTCGTCGTCGGCGATGGCCAGCGCGGTCTCGACGACCCGCACCGGATCGAGCCGGCGGGCGGTCTCCTTGGTGATCACGTTGACAAGTCTACACCGTAGACCTAGTGTCTACTCCGTAAGCTTACGCCGTATACATACGGCGTATACACCACTCTGAGTAATGAGGTACGGCGATGCGACGCAGTCCTTGGGCCACCCTGGCGTTGCTGGCCCTCGCGCAGTTCATCGTGGTGCTCGACGTGACGATCGTGAACGTCGCGCTGCCCCACATCCAGGCGGACCTGCACTTCTCCGCCGACTCCCTGCAGTGGGTGATCAACGCCTACACGCTGCTCTTCGGCGGCTTCCTGCTGCTGGGCGGCCGGATGGCCGACCTGCTCGGCCCGCGCCGGGTGTTCACCGCGGGGCTGCTGCTGTTCGGTGCCACTTCGCTGATCGCGGGGTTGTCCAACTCACCGGAGTTCCTCATCGGTGCCCGGGCAGTCCAAGGCCTCGGGGGCGCTCTGCTCTCGCCGGCGGCGCTGGCCATCCTGACGATGACCTTCGCCCACAGCCGCGAACGCAATATCGCGATGGGCGTCTGGGGCGGCCTCGCCGGCCTCGGCGGAACGCTCGGTGTCGTCGCCGGCGGGGTCCTGGTGGATTCCTTGAGCTGGCAGTGGGTGTTCTTCGTGAACGTACCGATCGTGCTCGCACTGGTCGCCCTGATCCCGGTCTTCGTGCGGGACGTGCGCCATACGACGGGTCGTCGTACCTTCGACACCTGGGGCGCCGTACTGGGCACGGCTGGGCTGATGGCTGTTGTCTACGGCGTCGTGCGCTCCGAGCCCTCCGGGTGGGGTTCTTTCGAGGTTGTCGGCGTACTGACGGCCGGTGTGATCCTGCTGGGTGCCTTTGTCTTCGTCGAATCGCGGTCGGCTTCTCCGCTGGTCCCGCTGCGGTTGTTCCGGTCGCGGGCGCTCAGTGTTTCCGGCGCTTCGCTGGCGCTGAACGGGGCCGGGTTCCTGTCGATGTTCTTCCTGACCGCGATCTACCTGCAGCAGGTGCGCGGCGACAGTGCGCTCCAGGCGGGTATCCACTTCCTGCCGATGGGCGGCGCGGCGATCGTCGGTGCGGTGCTCGCGTCGCAGCTGGTGCAACGCCTCGGTACCCGGACGGTGCAGCTGGCCGGTGCGGTGCTGAGCGTCGTCGGTCTGCTGCTGCTTTCGCAAGCCAACGCCACGGGTAGCTACCCGAGCCAGTTGCTTCCCGGTCTGATCATCTTCGGCTTCGGCATCATCGGGGTCGGCGTACCGGGTCAGATCAACGCGGTGTCCGAAGTGCGTCCGGTCGAGGCGGGTGCCGCGTCGGGTGTGGTCAACGCGATGTACCAGGTGGGCGGCGCGCTGGGGCTCGCGATCGTCACCACGCTCTCGATCACGCACACCACCAACGAGCTCGCTCACGGCGCGAGCCAGCTGCAGGCGTTGCAGTCCGGGTACGAACGAGGTCTGCTCGCGGCCGCCGCGTTCGCGATCGCCAACGTCGTGCTGACGCTCGCGACCCCGCAGCTGCAGCCCACCTCGGAACAGCTCACCGAAGCCACCGCCGCCGCCTAAAGTTGCACACGGCAACCATCCTTGGTTCTAGGGTGGTTGCCGTGCGCACACTGAACTGGCCGGACTGCGGAAATGCCAGGGACCTCGGCGGCCTGGGCGACGTACGGCCGGGAAGACTGGTCAGAAGCGACAACCTCGACCAGCTGACCGCCGCCGGCCTCGCCGCCGTCGAGTCCGCCGGCATCACGAGATTCGTCGACCTCCGGAGCGCGTGGGAATGCGAGACATTTCCCTCGCCGTACGTCGCGGATCCCCGCTGGTGCAACGTTCCCCTCTGGGACCCGGCGGACCCCGACGTCTCGGACCTCGACCTGTACGAGCAGTACCGCGTCCTCGTGGACGACTACGCCGGCCGCGTCGCCACGGCGATCACCACCATCGCCGAGGCCCCACCCGGCTGCGTGGCCGTCAACTGCCACGCCGGCAAGGACCGCACCGGCGTCGTCATCGCCCTGACCCTCGATCTCCTGGGCGTCCCTCACGACGTCATCGCCACCGACTACGGCACCCCACCCGAAACCATCCTCCGCCTCCTCACCCACGTCCAGCACCGGTACGGCGGAACCCGCACCTACCTCCTCCAGTCCGGCGCGACCGCGGAACAACTAGCTGGACTGCGTACCCGCTTCACCGGGGTGAAACCGGTCACCTGATGTGACATTGTCGGCGGGACGGTTTGGTGATCGGGCCAAACGGCGACACTGGTATGGATGCTGTGCTGCCATCTCCCGAAGGGGTCCGGGACCTTGGAACTCGCCATGCTCGGTGCCGACGACTGGCCGATCGCCCGAGAGGTACGCCTCCGGGCCCTCAAGGACTCGCCAACGGCGTACATCGCCGATTACGAGGAAGAGGTGACCGTCGGTGAGGACCGCTGGCGGGAGCGGTTCACCCGGATGCACTGGGTCGTCGCCCGGGACACGGCCTGGATCGTCGGCATGGCGAGCTCCGTCCGCGTCGCCGGCCGCCCGCCGTACGAACGCCACATCGAGTCGGTCTGGGTGGACCCGCGGTACCGCCGCAACGGCGTACTGCGGTTCATCCTCGCCCAGCTCGCCGCGGCCGAACCCGCCGTCACCGAATGGCGGGTCTGGGTGCTGGACACCAACACGGTCGCACGTCAGGTGTACGACCGACTCGGCTTCAGCCCCACCGGCGAACGCCAGCTACTGGCCGACGGCTCCGGCCGACGCGAGATCCGCCTGCGATTCGGTCGGTAGGCCGTACCCACAAGAGACCCAGTTGGTCAGCCGCAGCTGGCTCAGTGCGTCCTCTTTGCGCTGCCTCGACGGGAGATTGCCGAGCATCTTCTGCCAGAGCTCCTCGTCCTCCTGCCAGCTCTGGATGAACTCCACACACAGGCTCGAGGAGCTGCGGTGCGCCCACGTCCTGGCGGTCTCCAGCGACGTGACGATGCGCGGGAACTCCTTCTCGTCGATCGATGCCTTCGCTCTCCGCACCGCCTCGAGGGTGTCCTCGATGGTCTTCAGCCGGATGCCCTTGAAGCGGTCCCAGTACGTCGGCTCCATCGCGATCCGGAGCTGCTCCTCGAAGGGCATGCCCGGCTGGCTCTCGAATGCCGCGTAGAGCCCCTCGGCCAGCAGGTCGCCGAACTCCTCCCGGGCCGCGCGCTGCGGATCGGCGAACGGGTTGTACGCCAACTGCCGGACCTCGCCGATCTTCGGGATCGCCCGCCGGGCGGCGTACCGGGCGAAGAAGAACCAGTCCTCGTTGTAGATGTCGGCGAAGAACGACAGCTCCGGGCGTTGCAGATCGACGCCGAGGACGGCGCCGCTGACGAACACGTCCTGCGGCGCGACCAAGCCTCGTGCGTGGCAGACCACCGAGTTGTCGGGGAACTCCCGGCTGGCCATCGACGCGACCGGATGCCTGTCGAGGTACCCGGTCAGGCGGTCGACGTCCGTGGACTTGAGACCCCGGATGTCGTCGTCGACGAAGAGGATCTTGTTCCAGCCGCGCAGCCGGCCGTACAGCAGGCCGAGGTTGCGTTTCGCGCTGAGGTCGCTGGACCGGTCGGCCGACGCCTCCAGGAACTTCCGGGCCGAGGTCTTCGGGGCCGGGCACGGCGGCCGGTAGTCCTCAGGCACCTGGATGACCAGGGCCTGGGCGTACAACGTGCTCTTCACTCGTTCGACGACCTTGTCCAGCAGCGCCTCACGGCTGCAGAGGATGACGAGCGGCACGCGCTGGTCGGCGGCCAGCGTGATCACGGGCTGCAGCTCGGCCGCCCGCCGCGCGGCCGGGACCACGATCGCGTCGAGCTTGGTGCCCGCCGCCGGCCCTGCCGGAGCGGAGCCGTCGCAGAGCAGGCCCGCGTGCGACGATCGGATTTGTCGGGATCGGCGGCTCATTCGGTGTCGTCCTCCGGTGACCATTCGTACAGCCGGTTCTCCGCGATCTCCAGGTCGGGCGTGACGGCCTCGCCGTTCACCACCGGGACGCGCATCAGCAGACCGAAGACGCCGCCCGGGAACCTGTTCGCCAGGTACGTCTCGTTGCGCTCGCGGACGGCGTCGTCGGTGAGCGTCCGGACCGCGCCCAGGACGCCGCGGCTGTAGACGCCGTTGCAGATCGTGATGGTCCGGCTGTGGTTGAACGGGTTCGGCAGCCGGGCGAACAACGCGACGTCCTCGACGAGCTCGCGAGGCTTGTCGCCCCGCCAGGCGTCCTGGGCCTGGTCCGCCTCGAGGTCGGCCTTCGACGGCGCGTCGTCCTCGGGGACGTAGTCCTTGCGCTCCTCCCACTGCGGCCGGTACTCCTGACCGTCGCGGGACCGGAAGATCTCGCCGTCGGCCAGGTCCGGGACCGACAGTTGCCGGATCGGCAGGTTGTCGAGAACGCGCAGCAGACGGCTGGTCACCCGGTTCCAGGCGATGCCGCCGATCAGGACCAGGTGGCCGGACAGGTGGTCCGCGCTCACCTCCGACGGCAACCGGTGCCGGACCCGGAGCTCCGGGTTGGACGCGCGGACGTGGCCCCACATCTCGATCAGCGCATCGAGGTCCGCGTAGCTGTACAGCCGGGTGAAGTTCGGGTTGTCCGGGTCGGCGAGCGACGACCGTCCGTCCTCCGGGATCTCCGGGCAGATCAGCGTGATGCGGCCGGATTCGAAGTCGAAGGTGTAGGAGCCGCTGGAGGTCGGCGTACCGGTCTGGTGGTGGCGGATGTCGTCGCGGAGGGCGACGAGTTCGCGGTGCAGGGCGCTGAAGCGTTCGCGTTCGGCGGTGTTCAGCTCCTGTTCGCGGGGCACGCGGTCGGGGACGACCGTCATCGCGAACAGCAGCGCGTACGAGCGCAGCCGCTCCTCCGGGGGCAGCTTCGGATTGGACTGCGACTCCCAGGAGCTGATCGTCGCCACCGCGACGCGGACCTCGCCGGCGCTCAACGCGTTCGACAGGTCCTTCTGGGTCAGTCGCTCGGATTCCCGAAGGTCCCGGAGTCGTCTGGCGAGTCGTACGGCCTCTGGAGAGGGGGCCACTCTCACTCCCGAAATGGTCGACCAACTGCGGGTGCGGCGGGCCGACTGATCGTATACCCGGCTCTACCCGACTTCACCGAGCCCCACTGTAGTGCGGCGTCCGAGGGTCGCTCGTTCGCCGTGCCGTCCGTGGACCGGCGGGGCTCCGGCCTGAGATCGCTCACCCGTTGTTCCTGACAAACTGGCGATTGACCGTAGTTACACCGTAGCTCTACCGTAGTACTGAAGTCGACCTGAAGCCAACTGAAGCTACGCGACTCGCGGACAGATGCGAGAAATCGAGGATCCGGACGGGGTGTTAGTTCAACCTGAGCAGGTGCCCGATGCGCAGATCATCCGCCGTGCCGACGATCGCCACCGGCGACCTCGAGGCGTACCTGTACATCTCACCGACGGCGTCGCACGGCTCGCGCTGCCGCCCGAGCACGACGGACCGGCGTACCGGGTTTTTCGGTTGATCTGGCGTGAGCAGAGTGAGCTGGCCCGGTTGCGTCGGCTGGCGGCGGGTCGGCCGAGCGGGATACCGCAGGACCGGCACATCCTGGTGCTCGCGTTCGTCGAGTACCTGACCTGGCTGGAGTTCGATGCCGAAACCGGGCTGACCGAGTTGCCCGCGGACCGAGAGCCCGTCGCCGAGCTGCGCGAGCGCCGTCGGGACGGGTACCTGCGGAGCGCGACCGATCTGCGGCACCTGCCGTCGCCGCGGACCGGCTCGATGACCAAGACGGTCTGGGATCGCGCCGGTGGATATCACGGTCTGCGCCGGCTGGCCCTGCTGGAGCTCGCGGCGCGACCGGAACCGCCCTGGACCGATTCGTCCGCGCCGGCGAGTTGTCCGGCCCGGAGCGGCGCGCGGATGGCCTGGACGCTGGCCCGGGCCAGCTCCGGACGAAGGTACGGGATGCC harbors:
- a CDS encoding threo-3-hydroxy-L-aspartate ammonia-lyase → MNGLSLTDVQAAADRLAGVAHRTPVLTSRTLDERVGARVFLKAENFQRIGAFKFRGAYNAISRLGPEQLAAGVAAYSSGNHAQAVALAARLAGTSAVILMPEDAPPTKLAATRGYGAEVVTYDRYTQDRTALAQELAAERGRTLIPPYDHYDVMAGQGTVALELIEDVGHLGALLVPVGGGGLMAGCATAATLMSPGIRMIGVEPAAGDDHARSLAAGERVRIDVPRTIADGQAIATPGELTFAVNRQLVESFELVSDEEIVAAMAFAFERLKIVLEPSGASALAALLAGRIHGLPERVGVVLSGGNVGLERFRELLETS
- a CDS encoding YciI family protein, translated to MKYLLVLNINTEVLEALPEAEQQAIGAGHQKFIDTIKSSGEFHSTVALTQPSESAVVKVRNGVPAVTDGPFVESKEFLGGFYLIDVASRERAVELAAMIPDAGIEGLGVEIRGVMFADGL
- a CDS encoding YegP family protein, whose translation is MAGKFELYKDKSGEFRFRLKAGNGEIIATSSESYKTKASAINGIDSIKRNAAEANVDDQTD
- a CDS encoding TetR/AcrR family transcriptional regulator encodes the protein MITKETARRLDPVRVVETALAIADDEGPAAVSFRKLAARHDVTPMALYRHFKDKDDLLSALGDRLLADVVLPEPTDEPWDEQLHALLTAFVDALRAHPRLADLTLARILVAEPGLALAERALGLLVEGGFPVDDAAEIGRQSICSLIALVTTDPIAREVSDPEAREASLRRKRAALGALSPTQYPLVTSAAGALVCPSSQDRYYAVGVDLVVAGIRGVRD
- a CDS encoding MFS transporter — encoded protein: MRRSPWATLALLALAQFIVVLDVTIVNVALPHIQADLHFSADSLQWVINAYTLLFGGFLLLGGRMADLLGPRRVFTAGLLLFGATSLIAGLSNSPEFLIGARAVQGLGGALLSPAALAILTMTFAHSRERNIAMGVWGGLAGLGGTLGVVAGGVLVDSLSWQWVFFVNVPIVLALVALIPVFVRDVRHTTGRRTFDTWGAVLGTAGLMAVVYGVVRSEPSGWGSFEVVGVLTAGVILLGAFVFVESRSASPLVPLRLFRSRALSVSGASLALNGAGFLSMFFLTAIYLQQVRGDSALQAGIHFLPMGGAAIVGAVLASQLVQRLGTRTVQLAGAVLSVVGLLLLSQANATGSYPSQLLPGLIIFGFGIIGVGVPGQINAVSEVRPVEAGAASGVVNAMYQVGGALGLAIVTTLSITHTTNELAHGASQLQALQSGYERGLLAAAAFAIANVVLTLATPQLQPTSEQLTEATAAA
- a CDS encoding tyrosine-protein phosphatase, with protein sequence MRTLNWPDCGNARDLGGLGDVRPGRLVRSDNLDQLTAAGLAAVESAGITRFVDLRSAWECETFPSPYVADPRWCNVPLWDPADPDVSDLDLYEQYRVLVDDYAGRVATAITTIAEAPPGCVAVNCHAGKDRTGVVIALTLDLLGVPHDVIATDYGTPPETILRLLTHVQHRYGGTRTYLLQSGATAEQLAGLRTRFTGVKPVT
- a CDS encoding GNAT family N-acetyltransferase, with translation MELAMLGADDWPIAREVRLRALKDSPTAYIADYEEEVTVGEDRWRERFTRMHWVVARDTAWIVGMASSVRVAGRPPYERHIESVWVDPRYRRNGVLRFILAQLAAAEPAVTEWRVWVLDTNTVARQVYDRLGFSPTGERQLLADGSGRREIRLRFGR